CGCCGTTGGTGGAACCTTTGAAGGACGCGTCGGGATCGGACCGGGTCATAATGACCTTCCTGGCGCGGGGGGCCCGCCACAACGTGCGCCTGCTCGGGGGGCCGACCTCCAACCATGAAAACCTCGAACGGCTCGGCGGCAGCGACGTCTGGTACAAGAGCTTCACCGTCTCCGCCTCCACCCGCCTGTCCTACCAGATCGCGCCGGACGTGCCGAACTTCCCCGGAACCTGCCGCGAATGCCGGATGGCGATCCTGGCGCGGCTTCAGGCCGATCCGCTGAACCATCGCCCCTGGCCACCCGACGCGCCCGATGCCTACAATCAGGTCTCCCTGGTGGAGTTGCCCGGCGCCCCGCCCCAACCCGGCCTGGAAGGCGGCTGGGCCGAACCGGCGGGCCGGCTCGTCGCCGAACGTTTCACCAGCGGCATCCTCGGCAACACGCGGGACGTCGCGGTCTATGCGCCGCCCGGCACCGATCCGGCGGCCAAGGACACGATCCTGCTGCTGCTGTTCGACGGGCCGGACTATCTCGGTCGGCGCGCGCCGGTTCCAACCATGCTCGACCGGCTGACCGGCGACGGCCGCCTGCCGCCGACCGTCGCCGTCTTCATCGCCAACCCCACCGCCGAGGCGCGGGAACGCGAATTGCCGGCCAATCCCGCTTTCGCGGCGATGCTCGCCGACGAGCTTCTTCCCTGGCTGAGGGAGCGGGCGGGCATCCGGTCCCGGCCCGACCGCACCGTTCTGGCCGGGTCCAGTTACGGCGGGCTGGCGGCGGTGTCCGCGGCGCTGGCCCATCCGGACCGGTTCGGAAACGCGCTGTCCATGTCCGGCTCCTTCTGGTGGCATCCGGCCGAGGCGCCGCCGGACCGCCCGGAGCATATGGCCTCTCTGGTGGCGTCGCGCGATCGCCGCCCGGTGCGTTTCTTCCTCAGCGCGGGCTTGTTCGAAACCGGTGGCGACGGTGAGATCGGCATCCTCGAAAGCTCCCGCCATCTGCGGGACGTGCTGGAAGCCAAGGGCTACGCCGTTGCGTACCGCGACTACGCCGCCGGGCACGACGGGTTCGCCTGGCGCGGCGCGCTGGGCGACGGTTTGCTGGCCTTGTTCGGGCGCCGAACCGGATTCCACCAAGCCGACGACGATGCCGTCCCTTGCCACGGTCTCTCTTGCCCCGGTCTCACGCCGATCAGAAGCGGAACCCGCGGTTGAGCAGCCAGCCGAGCGGCCCGGTGAACACCAGGGGCTGGTCCTGCACCAGCAGGCACAGGCACTCCCCCTCCGCATCGGCCACGGCGTGGTGCGGCGAGCCGGTCTCATAGGACGCCACGTCGCCGACGCGGTAAGCCCCGAACTCGTCGGAGAAGCCGCCCTTCATCACCAGCAGCATCTCGCTGTCGGTGTGGCGGTGGGCCGGAACCCGCGCTCCCGGGGCCATGCGCAGCAGGCAGGCCGAGGCCGTTCCGGCGCTGACGGCCCAGGCGGACAGATGGACGCCGGGAACGACGCGCACCCACTCCAGCGCGTCCGGTTCCGCACCGATGGCGCGGCGCAGCGGACCGGGGAACAGGCTCTTTCCGGCCGGGACGGCGACGGGCGGCGGCGGAGGGGCGCCCGCATCGCCCAGCCGGGTCATCAGGGTACCGAACAGGGTGTCGGACACCGGCTCGGGCGGCAGATCCGCCAGCAGGACGCCGCCGCAGGTCTCCAGCTCGGCGACCTGCGCCCGGCAGTCCGGACAGTAGGCGAGGTGGGCGGCGACCAGCAGCGACTGCACCGCGCGCAGGCTGCCGGCGGCGTAATCGAGAAGCAGTTCGGGGGCGGGATGATGGGCCGGCACGGTCATGCCCCCTCACCAAACGCCCGGCGCAGGCGGCCGAGGGCCAGCCGCAGGCGCGTCTTCACGGTCCCCAGGGGGATGCCGCGTTCGGCGGAGATTTCCGTGTGAACCTTGTCCTCGTAGTAGGCGAGCCGCAGCACGTCGGCCTGCTCCGGCGGCAGGTTGCCGATCACCGCGCGCAGGCGGAAGGCCGTCTCGGCGGCTTCGAACTGGTGGTCGGGCGTCGGCTCCTCCCCACCGTCCGGCGTCAGGTCATCGGGTTGAAGCTCGGGCCGCCGCTCCTGCCGGACGCGGTCGATCCGGCGGTTGCGGGCGATGGTGTAGATCCAGGTGGAGGCGCTGGCCAACGCCGGGTCGAAGCGGTCCGCCCGCAGCCACACCGCCATCATGACGTCCTGGACCAGCTCCTCCGCCGCGCTGCTGTCGGCGCCGAGCCGGCGCATGTAGGCCTTGATCCGCGGCGCGAAATGGTCGAACAGCGCGCGGAAGGCGGTGGAATCGCGGTTGCGCGCGACGGCAAGCAGAAGTTGCTCATGGTCCGGCATGTTCGGGTCGTTCGAATCGGCCTTCGGCAGCATGCCAGTGGGAAGTCTTCGGTCGGTCAAGGTCGTACCGCACCATACAACAGCGTGCCCCCCGGCACACGGCGTAATTCGGCATAGGATCACCGTCGTGCGTATGGGCGGCGCATCCCCCAACTGGATTCCCTGGTATGGTGCCCCCACTTGATGCTAGGTCCGCGAAGCCCTCCACCAAGCTCCCCACCAAGAAGGAAGAAGGCATGAGCCTCGAACCGAACTTCGAACATCTGCGGGCCAGGGCCGTGGAGTCGCTGTTCCACCATCTGGCGGACGCCTGCGTCGGGCTGATCGTGGTCGACCGGGACGCGCGGATCGCCTGGATCGGCGACCGCTATCTGGAGTTGCTGGGCTATTCCGGGAACCCGGACGACGCGCTGGGCCGCCCGGTGGAGGAGGTCATCCCCAACAGCCAGATGCGCCATGTGGTGGAGAGCGGGCAGACCATGCTGCTCGACCTCATGGACATCGGGGAGCGGACCATCGTGGTGACCCGCCTGCCGCTGCGCGAGGAGGACGGGACGCTGATCGGCGCCATCGGCTTCGCCCTGTTCGACCGGGCCGACCGGCTGCGCCCGCTGATGTCGAAGTACCAGAAGCTCCAGGAGGAGCTGAACCGCACCCGGCAGGAGCTGGCGCAGGAGCGGCGCGCGAAATACTCCCTGTCGCAGATGATCGGCAACAGCGATTCCATGCGCGAGGTCAAGCGGCTGGCCCGCCGCGCGGCGCAGCTCGACAGCACCGTGCTGCTGCTGGGCGAGACCGGCACCGGCAAGGAACTGCTGGCCCACGGCATCCACGCCGCCAGCCCGCGCGCCGGTGCGCCCTTCGTCGGGGTGAACGTCGCGGCGATCCCGGAGAATCTGTTGGAATCGGAGCTGTTCGGCGTCGCCCCCGGCGCCTACACCGGCGCCGACCGCAAGATGCGCGAAGGCAAGTTCCAGTTGGCCGACGGCGGCACCCTGTTCCTGGACGAGATCGGCGACATGCCGCTGCCGCTCCAGGCCAAGCTGCTGCGCGTGCTTCAGGAGCGGGAGTTCGAGGCGGTCGGCTCCAACAAGGTGGTGCGCGTCGATCTGCGCGTCATCGCGGCGACCAGCCGCGACCTCGACGCCCTGGTCCGCGAGCGGCAATTCCGCGCCGACCTCTATTACCGTCTGAACGTGGTTCCGATCACCCTGCCGCCGCTGCGCGACCGGACGGACGACATCGGCAGCATCGCCGACCGCATCCTCGACGAGCTGGCCTTCACCACCGCCGCCCCATCGCGGGAACTGACCGCCGGGGCCATCGCCGTGCTGGAGGATTACGACTGGCCGGGCAACGTGCGGGAGCTGCGCAACGTGCTGGAGCGGGTGTCGGCCATGACCGACGACACGGCCCTGACCGCCGAGCACATCCGCGGCGCCCTGCCGCGCGCGGCGGGTCCCGCCGGCCCGGGCGAGCGCCCGGCGGAGAGTGGAGACCGTCCCTTGAGCGACGTGCTGAAGGAGACGGAACGCGCGGCCATCGTCGGTGCCCTGTCCCGCACCGGCGGGGTGAAGGCGAAGGCCGCCAAGCTGCTGGGGATTTCGCGCGCCTCGCTCTACGAGCGGATGCAGGCGCTGGGGATCAGGGAGGACACGCAGGGGACGGTGTAGAAGCCCTTCTCCCCTCTGGGGAGAAGGGTATGGGATGAGGGGGCGGCCGCAAGGCCGGAAATGCACTGCATTGAGGCTGCGTTGACGCCCTGACGGGCGCCCCCTCACCCTAACCCTCTCCCCAAAGGGGAGAGGGGACTTTCAGGGACTCAATGCGCGCCGTGGAAGGTGCGGCTGATGACGTCCATCTGCTGCTCGCGGGTCAGCTTGATGAAGTTCACCGCGTAGCCCGACACCCGGATGGTCAGCTGCGGGTACAGCTCCGGATGGTCCATGGCGTGCAGCAGCGTCTCGCGGTCGAAGACGTTCACGTTGATGTGGTGGCCGCCCTGGCCGAAATAGCCGTCGAGCATGCCCACGAGGTTCGCCACCCGCTCGCCCTCGGTCGGCCCCAGCGCGCCGG
This genomic stretch from Azospirillum sp. TSH58 harbors:
- the fes gene encoding enterochelin esterase, producing MKRLTLVGLVMMVLNACAGVPYGSPLVLDGPVSGTESGGVHALDLDDGDYVEGVLDSGTDAAELRLIDQEGRPVRLLLNGTAGREAFRFVAGPGMAALRVTLRGTGGYRLALTRRIAVADQHPVLQGHLSPTIAALAETVKRGGGTDAFWRDIARRGTPLVEPLKDASGSDRVIMTFLARGARHNVRLLGGPTSNHENLERLGGSDVWYKSFTVSASTRLSYQIAPDVPNFPGTCRECRMAILARLQADPLNHRPWPPDAPDAYNQVSLVELPGAPPQPGLEGGWAEPAGRLVAERFTSGILGNTRDVAVYAPPGTDPAAKDTILLLLFDGPDYLGRRAPVPTMLDRLTGDGRLPPTVAVFIANPTAEARERELPANPAFAAMLADELLPWLRERAGIRSRPDRTVLAGSSYGGLAAVSAALAHPDRFGNALSMSGSFWWHPAEAPPDRPEHMASLVASRDRRPVRFFLSAGLFETGGDGEIGILESSRHLRDVLEAKGYAVAYRDYAAGHDGFAWRGALGDGLLALFGRRTGFHQADDDAVPCHGLSCPGLTPIRSGTRG
- a CDS encoding ChrR family anti-sigma-E factor, translated to MTVPAHHPAPELLLDYAAGSLRAVQSLLVAAHLAYCPDCRAQVAELETCGGVLLADLPPEPVSDTLFGTLMTRLGDAGAPPPPPVAVPAGKSLFPGPLRRAIGAEPDALEWVRVVPGVHLSAWAVSAGTASACLLRMAPGARVPAHRHTDSEMLLVMKGGFSDEFGAYRVGDVASYETGSPHHAVADAEGECLCLLVQDQPLVFTGPLGWLLNRGFRF
- a CDS encoding sigma-70 family RNA polymerase sigma factor; protein product: MLPKADSNDPNMPDHEQLLLAVARNRDSTAFRALFDHFAPRIKAYMRRLGADSSAAEELVQDVMMAVWLRADRFDPALASASTWIYTIARNRRIDRVRQERRPELQPDDLTPDGGEEPTPDHQFEAAETAFRLRAVIGNLPPEQADVLRLAYYEDKVHTEISAERGIPLGTVKTRLRLALGRLRRAFGEGA
- a CDS encoding sigma-54-dependent Fis family transcriptional regulator, which encodes MSLEPNFEHLRARAVESLFHHLADACVGLIVVDRDARIAWIGDRYLELLGYSGNPDDALGRPVEEVIPNSQMRHVVESGQTMLLDLMDIGERTIVVTRLPLREEDGTLIGAIGFALFDRADRLRPLMSKYQKLQEELNRTRQELAQERRAKYSLSQMIGNSDSMREVKRLARRAAQLDSTVLLLGETGTGKELLAHGIHAASPRAGAPFVGVNVAAIPENLLESELFGVAPGAYTGADRKMREGKFQLADGGTLFLDEIGDMPLPLQAKLLRVLQEREFEAVGSNKVVRVDLRVIAATSRDLDALVRERQFRADLYYRLNVVPITLPPLRDRTDDIGSIADRILDELAFTTAAPSRELTAGAIAVLEDYDWPGNVRELRNVLERVSAMTDDTALTAEHIRGALPRAAGPAGPGERPAESGDRPLSDVLKETERAAIVGALSRTGGVKAKAAKLLGISRASLYERMQALGIREDTQGTV